A part of Alkalispirochaeta americana genomic DNA contains:
- a CDS encoding carbohydrate ABC transporter permease — MVETRDKRASYYLLLFPALVIYLSVIIFPIGLSGLLSFTRWRNFVLTGFVGFDNYLVILRDPEFHRALWNNVQIMLTSVLGQIPLGILLAYLLFRKLVRGTRFFEMIIFLPITISAVVVALLWNRIFSPVGLYTNMVRVLTGNPDYVVRIFENQDWAMVPILVVLLWMHTSLYMVMFLANMQRIPSSTIEAAKLDGAGEFTILTQVVVPSLANVLFISSIFAISGSFKSFDLVFAMTGGGPVNYTSVMSIYLYRHTFTFNNFGYGSAVSVIMVVISVGLITLARWIYGRFQKKYD, encoded by the coding sequence ATGGTCGAGACCAGAGACAAGCGGGCGAGTTACTACCTGTTGCTGTTCCCAGCGCTGGTGATCTACCTCTCGGTGATTATCTTTCCCATCGGATTGAGCGGGCTTCTCTCGTTCACACGGTGGAGGAACTTTGTCCTCACCGGATTTGTGGGGTTCGATAACTATCTGGTGATCCTGCGGGATCCCGAGTTTCACCGGGCCCTGTGGAACAATGTTCAGATCATGCTCACCTCCGTTCTGGGCCAGATACCCCTGGGAATACTTCTGGCGTATCTTCTTTTTCGCAAGCTTGTGCGTGGCACGAGGTTCTTCGAGATGATCATTTTTTTGCCCATCACGATCTCGGCGGTGGTGGTGGCCCTCCTGTGGAACCGCATCTTTTCGCCCGTTGGCCTCTATACCAACATGGTGCGGGTTCTCACGGGAAATCCCGATTACGTGGTGCGCATCTTCGAGAACCAGGACTGGGCCATGGTGCCCATTCTGGTAGTACTCTTGTGGATGCACACCAGTCTCTACATGGTGATGTTCCTTGCAAACATGCAGCGCATTCCCTCATCCACCATAGAGGCCGCCAAACTCGACGGAGCGGGGGAGTTTACGATCCTCACCCAGGTGGTGGTACCCTCCCTGGCGAACGTTCTTTTCATCAGCTCTATCTTCGCCATTTCGGGGAGCTTCAAGAGTTTTGACCTGGTCTTTGCCATGACCGGGGGCGGCCCGGTGAACTATACCAGTGTCATGTCGATCTACCTCTATCGACACACCTTCACGTTCAATAATTTCGGGTACGGCAGTGCCGTCTCGGTTATCATGGTGGTGATCAGCGTAGGGCTTATTACCCTGGCCCGCTGGATCTACGGCCGGTTTCAGAAGAAATATGACTAG
- a CDS encoding M81 family metallopeptidase gives MKTMRVLVGGIHHESNTFNPIITGAEDFSLQRGDEIFGVLNDDDSISGIIKTLQTEGFQVEPILMARAVPNGVVSREFYLSVKEEFLQRARKARESSLIDGIALSLHGSMRVEGIGDAEGDLLEALREIFPHTPLSASLDMHATVTEPMVRCLDAVVGYKQAPHTDCFETGEHAARMLVAMLRQGVRPVIGWCKLPLIIAGEKTETSVEPMRGLIELLREREQQPGVMALSYLLGFPWADCPENGVSALVVMEESSVAARAEAEDLARAFWQERKNFRFHTDSYPPGEALEAALAAAREGAWPVYLSDSGDNPTAGSSADCTGFLGQILEYEPFSHLETPLLYAGIYDPPAVERCLQAGVGARLELALGARFDQVTSKPLRLEVEVLSLARKWERFHTDMVMVRAGFVELILVSNHIGFVTPRMFEALNRRVEDYAVIVVKLGYLTDPHKRCAARTIMALTPGSSNEVLETLPFTELSRPVFPLDAEIDHTPRGEAFGPSFPGGQDTL, from the coding sequence ATGAAAACCATGCGTGTTCTTGTGGGTGGAATCCACCACGAGTCGAATACCTTCAACCCCATTATTACGGGGGCTGAGGATTTCTCCCTCCAGCGGGGTGACGAGATCTTTGGCGTTCTCAACGACGATGACAGTATCAGCGGAATCATCAAAACCCTTCAGACCGAGGGGTTCCAGGTGGAGCCGATCCTGATGGCCCGGGCTGTCCCTAACGGGGTGGTCTCCCGGGAGTTTTACCTCTCGGTGAAAGAGGAATTTCTTCAGCGAGCCCGGAAAGCCCGTGAGTCCTCTCTCATCGACGGGATTGCCCTGTCTCTCCACGGCTCCATGCGGGTTGAGGGGATCGGTGACGCCGAGGGGGATCTGCTGGAGGCGCTTCGGGAAATTTTCCCCCATACGCCGCTTTCGGCCTCTCTGGATATGCACGCCACCGTCACGGAACCCATGGTACGGTGTCTTGATGCTGTGGTGGGGTATAAACAGGCACCCCATACGGACTGCTTCGAGACGGGGGAGCATGCGGCGCGCATGCTTGTTGCCATGCTGCGCCAGGGCGTGAGGCCCGTCATCGGCTGGTGCAAGCTCCCCCTGATTATCGCCGGAGAGAAAACCGAGACCAGCGTGGAACCAATGCGGGGGCTGATCGAACTTCTGCGGGAGCGGGAACAGCAGCCGGGCGTAATGGCGCTCTCCTATCTTCTGGGGTTTCCCTGGGCGGACTGTCCGGAAAACGGAGTCTCGGCCCTGGTGGTGATGGAAGAATCCAGCGTTGCGGCCCGGGCCGAGGCGGAGGATCTGGCCCGGGCCTTCTGGCAGGAACGAAAAAACTTCCGGTTTCACACCGACAGCTATCCCCCCGGGGAGGCTCTGGAGGCTGCCCTGGCGGCTGCCAGAGAGGGAGCGTGGCCTGTGTATCTCTCCGATTCCGGTGATAACCCCACAGCTGGTTCTTCTGCCGACTGCACGGGCTTTCTCGGGCAGATTCTTGAGTACGAGCCCTTCAGCCACCTGGAGACACCTCTTCTTTATGCGGGGATCTACGACCCTCCGGCAGTGGAACGGTGTCTCCAGGCCGGAGTGGGGGCCAGGCTGGAACTTGCCCTGGGAGCCCGGTTCGATCAGGTCACATCGAAGCCCCTTCGCCTGGAGGTAGAGGTCCTTTCCCTTGCGCGAAAGTGGGAGCGCTTTCATACTGATATGGTGATGGTCCGGGCCGGGTTCGTGGAGCTGATTCTGGTCTCCAACCACATCGGCTTTGTAACCCCCCGGATGTTCGAAGCGCTGAACAGGAGGGTCGAGGACTACGCGGTGATCGTGGTGAAACTGGGATATCTGACAGATCCCCACAAGCGGTGCGCCGCCCGCACGATCATGGCCCTGACACCGGGGAGCAGCAACGAGGTGCTGGAGACGCTCCCCTTCACGGAGCTCTCCCGTCCTGTCTTTCCTCTGGATGCGGAGATTGATCACACACCCCGGGGTGAAGCCTTTGGCCCCTCTTTTCCGGGGGGCCAGGACACCCTCTGA
- the aspA gene encoding aspartate ammonia-lyase: MRGATNRIIDSGAQYESGRTRPEKDLLGERNVPYEAYYGIQTLRALENFNISGISLSFYPLIISSLAMVKEAAARANRDLGLLDSVRSAAIIAACREITNGKLHPHFTVDMIQGGAGTSTNMNANEVIANRALELLGHRRGEYRYCHPNNHVNLSQSTNDAYPTAVKIALVRGNEPFLQVLRELIGSFRRKSEEFAGVIKMGRTQLQDAVPMTLGQTFEAYAVTLEEEILRLQENARLFLEVNLGGTAIGTGINADPAYANLVIRHLREISGLEVVKADNLVEATQDTGSFVMYSMAVKRLAIKLSKICNDLRLLSSGPRAGFGEINLPPLQAGSSIMPGKVNPVIPEVVNQIAFKVMGNDLTVSIAAEAGQLELNVMEPVIVQSLVQSVEMLKNGMMTLKVRCIDGITANEDHCRQTVLNSIGLVTALTPVLGYERCSVLAREALEQNRGVYDLVLEQGLLDRETLEDLLSPEGMVDPGCQKIFRKDDQLL, encoded by the coding sequence ATGCGGGGAGCCACAAACCGGATTATTGACTCCGGAGCACAATACGAATCGGGACGAACCCGTCCCGAGAAGGATCTTTTGGGCGAACGCAACGTTCCCTACGAGGCCTATTATGGAATACAGACCCTGCGGGCGTTGGAAAACTTTAACATCAGCGGAATATCCCTCAGCTTTTACCCCCTGATCATCAGCTCTCTGGCCATGGTGAAGGAGGCTGCGGCCAGGGCAAACCGCGATCTGGGCCTCCTTGACTCGGTGCGTTCTGCGGCGATCATCGCCGCCTGCCGGGAGATCACCAACGGAAAGCTCCACCCCCATTTTACGGTGGATATGATTCAGGGCGGGGCTGGAACCTCCACAAACATGAACGCCAACGAGGTGATCGCCAACCGGGCGCTGGAGCTTCTGGGGCACCGCCGGGGGGAATATCGCTATTGTCACCCCAACAATCATGTAAACCTCTCGCAGTCCACCAATGACGCCTATCCCACGGCGGTGAAGATAGCTCTGGTGCGGGGTAACGAGCCCTTTCTCCAGGTTTTACGGGAGCTGATTGGATCCTTCCGTCGCAAGAGCGAGGAATTTGCCGGGGTGATCAAGATGGGCCGCACCCAATTGCAGGATGCCGTTCCCATGACGCTGGGCCAGACCTTCGAGGCCTATGCGGTAACGCTGGAAGAGGAAATACTCCGGCTCCAGGAGAACGCCCGCCTTTTTCTGGAGGTCAACCTGGGGGGAACCGCCATTGGCACGGGAATAAACGCTGATCCGGCCTACGCCAACCTGGTGATACGCCATCTGCGGGAGATCTCGGGCCTTGAGGTGGTCAAGGCAGATAATCTGGTCGAGGCAACCCAGGACACGGGATCCTTCGTGATGTACTCCATGGCCGTAAAGCGTCTGGCGATCAAGCTCAGCAAGATCTGCAACGATCTGCGGCTGCTTTCCTCGGGGCCTCGGGCTGGTTTCGGGGAAATAAACCTGCCCCCCCTCCAGGCCGGTTCCTCGATCATGCCCGGCAAGGTGAATCCTGTGATCCCCGAGGTGGTGAACCAGATCGCTTTCAAGGTAATGGGGAACGATCTCACCGTGAGCATTGCCGCCGAGGCGGGGCAACTGGAGCTGAATGTGATGGAGCCCGTGATCGTCCAAAGTCTTGTCCAGTCCGTGGAGATGCTGAAAAACGGCATGATGACCCTGAAAGTCCGCTGTATCGACGGGATCACGGCGAACGAGGACCATTGCAGGCAGACCGTACTCAACAGTATCGGTCTGGTTACGGCCCTGACTCCGGTCCTGGGGTACGAGCGGTGCAGCGTCCTCGCCAGGGAGGCCCTGGAGCAGAATCGGGGGGTCTATGACCTTGTGCTGGAGCAGGGGCTTCTGGATCGGGAGACCCTGGAAGATCTCTTGAGTCCGGAAGGTATGGTTGATCCGGGCTGCCAGAAAATATTCCGCAAGGACGACCAGCTTTTGTAA
- a CDS encoding copper homeostasis protein CutC, whose product MKSERKVKVEVCLDSVESAVRAQVGGADRVELCDNLFEGGTTPSAGSIRVTRRSIDIGLQVIIRPRGGDFLYSPREFEVMREDVIMAREEGADGVVLGILTARGEVDQERNAELLELARPMNVTFHRAFDMVQDPFAALETIISLGFDRILSSGQEASVLEGASRLRDLVKRAGDRIIIMPGAGITPRNIGLLAGMIGAREYHIAANRDEESAMTYRPGHVFMGGQLRQPEFVSTFTDESQVSDICRTLE is encoded by the coding sequence ATGAAATCAGAACGTAAAGTGAAGGTCGAGGTTTGTCTTGATTCGGTAGAATCAGCGGTGCGGGCCCAGGTTGGCGGTGCTGACCGGGTTGAGTTGTGCGACAATTTGTTTGAGGGGGGAACCACCCCCAGTGCCGGTTCCATCCGGGTAACGCGCCGGAGCATCGATATCGGGTTGCAGGTGATCATTCGCCCCCGGGGCGGGGATTTCCTCTACTCTCCCCGGGAGTTCGAGGTGATGCGGGAAGACGTTATCATGGCCCGGGAGGAGGGCGCTGACGGAGTTGTTCTGGGAATACTGACCGCCCGGGGGGAGGTGGATCAGGAGCGGAACGCCGAGCTTCTGGAGCTGGCGCGTCCCATGAACGTGACCTTCCACCGTGCCTTCGATATGGTCCAGGATCCCTTCGCCGCGCTGGAAACAATCATCTCCCTGGGATTCGACAGAATCCTCTCTTCCGGCCAGGAGGCGTCGGTCCTGGAGGGGGCTTCGCGGTTGAGGGACCTGGTGAAACGGGCCGGTGACCGAATCATCATTATGCCCGGGGCCGGGATCACGCCTCGCAATATTGGCCTTCTTGCCGGGATGATCGGAGCCCGGGAGTATCACATCGCGGCCAACCGGGATGAGGAAAGCGCCATGACCTATCGCCCGGGCCATGTTTTCATGGGAGGACAGTTGCGGCAGCCCGAGTTTGTCTCTACCTTCACCGATGAAAGCCAGGTGTCCGATATCTGTCGCACCCTGGAATAG
- a CDS encoding MFS transporter translates to MTLRDLFRDKDRRYLLLTASLAFLALGTSQALYGPLYPWFRESLSLSGSAVGLIASFHFFGATVAVLVAGFVLRRVGFKAVIIAGACIFSAGYFGFATSSRWGGILASALLLGLGFGTLVSFNLFIDDYFGPLGAAALNLTNMFFGIGAILGPLLAGISLSLGGHRLAFLAGGAVALLLLAMTLRLRQHHPVAETDRSGAGTALAGTVVFLVFLALYIAAEASASNWIPTSLTRNHAPPFVASTMAMVWLAVSAGRLAAVPLSVHLAPHFMVLGSVGCATGMFLLARFEPAAPLAYIATGFFLGPVYPATVSWIRRVFPSRAARIAATVMAGGGLGGIFGPPLVGAATDTFSTAVIPLAIALILVASLLTGLGITVFFPSRPTSAGKGQEPGREDHQGDQERIGLVLPVGPGPVPGSAPRD, encoded by the coding sequence ATGACGCTTAGAGACCTCTTTCGGGACAAGGATCGGCGGTATCTGCTTCTTACGGCATCTCTGGCTTTTCTTGCCCTTGGAACATCCCAGGCCCTGTACGGCCCGCTCTACCCCTGGTTTCGCGAGAGTCTCTCCCTCTCGGGTTCTGCCGTGGGTCTGATCGCCTCATTCCACTTTTTTGGAGCCACCGTGGCGGTCCTGGTGGCGGGTTTTGTGTTGCGGCGCGTGGGGTTCAAGGCGGTAATCATCGCCGGGGCGTGTATCTTCTCGGCTGGATATTTTGGCTTTGCCACAAGTAGCCGCTGGGGAGGAATCCTGGCCTCGGCGCTTCTGCTGGGTCTGGGTTTTGGAACTCTGGTGAGCTTTAATCTCTTCATTGACGATTACTTTGGCCCCCTGGGCGCGGCAGCCCTCAATCTGACAAATATGTTCTTTGGAATCGGGGCGATCCTGGGGCCCCTTCTGGCAGGGATTTCCCTCTCCCTGGGGGGACACCGTCTGGCGTTCCTTGCGGGAGGAGCGGTGGCTCTTCTTCTCCTGGCCATGACGCTTCGCCTCAGGCAGCATCACCCCGTGGCAGAGACGGACCGTTCCGGGGCAGGCACCGCTCTGGCGGGGACGGTGGTCTTTCTCGTTTTCCTGGCTCTCTATATTGCTGCCGAAGCCTCGGCATCGAACTGGATACCCACAAGCCTCACACGAAACCACGCACCGCCTTTTGTTGCATCCACCATGGCCATGGTCTGGCTCGCTGTGAGCGCCGGTCGGCTTGCGGCGGTTCCCCTGAGCGTCCATCTGGCGCCCCATTTTATGGTCCTGGGAAGTGTGGGGTGTGCTACCGGGATGTTTCTGCTGGCCCGGTTCGAACCTGCGGCTCCTCTGGCCTATATCGCCACGGGGTTCTTCCTGGGGCCGGTCTACCCTGCCACGGTATCCTGGATACGGCGGGTCTTTCCGTCCCGGGCAGCCCGCATCGCCGCCACGGTTATGGCCGGGGGCGGACTGGGCGGCATCTTCGGGCCGCCCCTGGTGGGGGCCGCCACTGATACCTTCTCTACAGCGGTCATTCCTCTGGCTATCGCCCTGATCCTGGTGGCATCTCTCCTGACGGGACTGGGAATAACGGTGTTCTTTCCGTCCCGCCCCACCTCCGCCGGCAAGGGGCAGGAACCTGGCCGGGAGGACCACCAGGGGGACCAGGAACGCATTGGCCTGGTCCTTCCCGTTGGCCCCGGTCCCGTACCCGGATCAGCCCCCCGGGACTAG
- the glgA gene encoding glycogen synthase: protein MRLKKVALFSNEYPPNVYGGAGVHVEYLSKALAEFVPVEVRCFGAQDSTEGNLSVRGYQPWDEMACNTDPRFTSALGAFSRSLAMAKDTLDADVVHCHTWYTQMGGLLAAKLWDIPFVLTTHSLEPLRPWKAEQLGSAYHLSSWMERTAIENADAVVAVSKETRNDIFAHFGAAEAKTEVIHNGIDLEEYRKDPSTEALKRHGVDPDRPYVLFVGRITRQKGIIHLVDAIPWIDPGIQVVLLAGAPDTDKIAQEMNASVAAARSTRSDIIWIDQMLPRDETIQFYSHAAVFCCPSVYEPFGIINLEAMACETAVVASRVGGIPEVVVPDETGLLVDLDLERGTFIPRDPEQFSRDLAEAINRVAGDKALARQMGQAGRRRAEEHFSWRAIARKTLNLYEALLERRAAEV, encoded by the coding sequence ATGAGACTGAAGAAAGTAGCCCTCTTTAGCAACGAGTACCCGCCCAACGTCTACGGCGGTGCAGGTGTCCACGTGGAATATCTGAGCAAGGCCCTGGCGGAGTTTGTCCCCGTGGAGGTGCGCTGTTTCGGAGCGCAGGACAGCACCGAGGGGAACCTGAGCGTTCGGGGGTACCAGCCCTGGGACGAGATGGCCTGTAACACGGACCCCCGTTTTACCAGCGCCCTGGGAGCCTTCTCGCGAAGTCTGGCCATGGCCAAGGATACCCTCGATGCCGATGTGGTCCACTGCCACACCTGGTACACCCAGATGGGCGGGCTTCTGGCGGCCAAGCTCTGGGACATTCCCTTTGTCCTGACCACCCACTCCCTGGAGCCCCTTCGGCCCTGGAAAGCCGAGCAGCTGGGTTCTGCCTATCATCTGAGCAGCTGGATGGAGCGCACCGCCATAGAAAACGCCGATGCCGTGGTGGCCGTCTCCAAAGAGACCCGAAACGATATTTTTGCACACTTCGGGGCTGCCGAGGCCAAGACCGAGGTGATTCATAACGGAATCGATCTGGAAGAATACAGAAAAGACCCCTCCACGGAGGCCCTGAAGCGTCATGGCGTCGATCCCGATCGGCCCTACGTACTCTTTGTGGGGCGTATTACCCGCCAGAAAGGAATTATTCACCTGGTGGACGCGATCCCCTGGATCGATCCGGGTATCCAGGTGGTGCTTCTTGCGGGAGCACCCGATACAGACAAGATTGCCCAGGAGATGAACGCCAGCGTTGCCGCTGCCCGAAGCACGCGCTCCGACATTATCTGGATCGATCAGATGCTTCCCCGGGATGAGACGATCCAGTTCTATTCCCATGCAGCGGTGTTCTGCTGTCCCTCGGTCTACGAACCCTTCGGAATTATCAACCTCGAGGCGATGGCCTGCGAGACCGCCGTGGTGGCTTCCCGGGTGGGAGGTATTCCCGAGGTTGTGGTCCCCGACGAGACGGGCCTGCTGGTCGATCTTGATCTGGAACGGGGCACCTTCATTCCCCGGGATCCCGAACAGTTTTCCCGTGATCTGGCTGAGGCGATCAACCGGGTTGCCGGTGACAAGGCCCTGGCCAGGCAGATGGGGCAGGCCGGGCGCCGTCGTGCCGAGGAGCACTTCAGCTGGCGAGCCATCGCCCGGAAAACCCTCAATCTCTACGAGGCTCTTCTGGAGCGGCGGGCCGCCGAGGTCTAG
- a CDS encoding ABC transporter substrate-binding protein yields MRHVTSTRRSLVVLIACTLLLPAVLQAGGQKEDDGRVVLTTYLQKDPANPQFEGHNAVMEAFAEAHPHITFRHEYATGEAFHQKFQAMAASGRLPDLFTTYVGKRTAYITETGKVLDLRPHLDQEFLDGFTPAAWEPQGPEGEIYTVPPSMAVCHVMYANTAIMDELGLTFPETYQELLDQVETIRRAGYYPISLGNRDQWPMNSWLLSVLVDRLGGQEWFHDAMSGQAAFTDRPFVRALEIIQEMVEKNVFSPGVNQMSNPEANQEFYQGRSVYLIDAGWRTSAMTNILDIPQQEAIYLGTFPRVDGSVRHGSSAAVPSEGFGLNVNLPQDPRKLEAALEFIRFYKGLQGAAIRLQHGEVPSYTLDYDDFDLPLLQRAYADFQVNTPMGYVIDAKMDGEGMGILNPAIQAMMFGNVSPANVARSYEEWVAANDSSRVGN; encoded by the coding sequence ATGAGACACGTCACCTCAACGCGGAGAAGTCTGGTGGTGCTGATTGCGTGCACGCTTCTTCTTCCGGCGGTGCTTCAGGCCGGTGGCCAAAAAGAGGACGACGGCCGGGTTGTCCTCACCACATACCTGCAGAAAGATCCGGCAAATCCCCAGTTTGAGGGGCATAACGCCGTTATGGAGGCTTTTGCCGAGGCCCATCCCCACATTACCTTTCGCCACGAGTACGCCACGGGCGAGGCCTTTCACCAGAAGTTTCAGGCCATGGCCGCCTCGGGGCGCCTGCCCGATCTCTTTACCACCTACGTGGGAAAGCGCACGGCCTATATCACCGAAACGGGAAAGGTTCTTGATCTGCGACCCCACCTGGATCAGGAGTTTCTCGATGGTTTCACCCCCGCTGCCTGGGAACCCCAGGGGCCGGAGGGAGAGATCTACACGGTTCCCCCCTCCATGGCGGTATGTCACGTGATGTACGCCAATACGGCCATTATGGATGAGCTGGGCCTGACCTTTCCCGAGACCTATCAGGAGCTGCTGGATCAGGTGGAGACGATCCGCCGGGCCGGATACTATCCCATCTCTCTGGGGAACCGTGATCAGTGGCCCATGAACTCCTGGCTCCTGAGTGTTCTGGTGGATCGCCTGGGTGGCCAGGAGTGGTTCCACGATGCCATGAGCGGCCAGGCGGCGTTCACCGATCGTCCCTTCGTGCGAGCCCTGGAGATCATCCAGGAGATGGTGGAGAAAAATGTCTTCAGCCCCGGCGTGAACCAGATGTCCAACCCCGAGGCAAACCAGGAGTTCTATCAGGGTCGTTCGGTATACCTGATCGACGCCGGCTGGCGTACCTCGGCCATGACCAACATCCTGGACATACCACAACAGGAAGCGATTTATCTGGGAACCTTTCCCCGTGTTGACGGCTCTGTTCGTCATGGTTCCAGCGCAGCCGTCCCCTCGGAGGGGTTCGGGCTGAACGTGAACCTTCCCCAGGACCCCCGAAAACTGGAGGCTGCCCTGGAGTTCATCCGGTTTTATAAAGGCCTCCAGGGTGCGGCTATCAGGCTTCAGCACGGGGAGGTTCCCTCCTACACCCTGGACTACGACGACTTCGATCTGCCCCTGCTTCAGCGGGCCTACGCGGATTTTCAGGTAAACACCCCCATGGGGTACGTCATAGACGCCAAGATGGACGGTGAGGGCATGGGAATCCTGAACCCGGCGATCCAGGCGATGATGTTCGGAAATGTGAGTCCTGCCAACGTGGCCCGAAGCTACGAGGAGTGGGTTGCCGCCAACGATTCCAGCCGGGTGGGCAACTAA
- a CDS encoding ROK family transcriptional regulator, which produces MKLVGNSRYQKAANGSLLLDFLRRSGGASRRRISRELGLQPSTVTYIVNRLLQAGLVVESGFGGNDPADSSDEPARGSGRRATRIVINPTYGAVIGLDLQADYYKALVTDIAGEEIVCVHREYHAAAAGFEALFSSVLAEVESRIPRNMPVLGAGVAIPGVVDPEGPVIEECWSHNLTGAHLGEFLARTFSYPVLMENDANCCAWKTLWYDSRDEDDSFVYLLPRFHRQELLPEGYPSVGVGLGLVYNGTIYNGFTRRAGEFRSLFFEESGNVPGQIALTPLEMNRVSRDAGIRRKLVVELLRTLILFMHISNPRALFVGGDLSSEGDLIRRVLEEDLRQEWDALARSGVQVEVLGNAEYDAARGAAAAVLDTLYSIPRIGGREQDARIWRSLLTNLID; this is translated from the coding sequence ATGAAACTGGTAGGAAACAGTCGATATCAGAAAGCTGCCAACGGCTCGCTGTTGCTGGACTTTCTGCGCAGAAGCGGCGGCGCCTCCCGGCGCAGAATCTCCCGGGAGCTGGGACTCCAGCCCTCCACGGTGACCTATATCGTCAACCGCCTGCTTCAGGCGGGGCTTGTGGTGGAGAGCGGTTTTGGCGGGAATGACCCTGCTGATTCTTCCGATGAGCCTGCCCGGGGCAGCGGTCGCAGAGCAACCCGGATCGTGATCAACCCCACCTACGGAGCGGTGATCGGGCTGGATCTCCAGGCAGATTACTACAAAGCCCTGGTAACCGATATTGCCGGAGAGGAGATCGTCTGCGTCCATCGCGAGTACCACGCCGCTGCAGCGGGCTTTGAAGCGCTTTTTTCGTCGGTCCTTGCCGAGGTGGAGAGCCGCATTCCCCGGAATATGCCCGTTTTGGGGGCCGGGGTGGCGATCCCTGGCGTGGTAGACCCCGAGGGGCCTGTGATCGAGGAATGCTGGTCCCATAATCTCACCGGGGCACACCTGGGAGAGTTCCTGGCCAGGACTTTTTCCTATCCGGTGCTCATGGAAAACGACGCAAACTGCTGCGCCTGGAAAACTCTTTGGTACGACAGCCGGGACGAAGACGATTCCTTTGTATATCTCTTGCCCCGTTTTCACCGGCAGGAGCTTTTGCCCGAGGGATATCCCTCGGTGGGTGTGGGTTTGGGGTTGGTCTATAACGGGACAATTTATAACGGCTTTACCCGCCGGGCCGGGGAGTTCCGCAGTCTCTTCTTCGAAGAAAGCGGCAACGTACCCGGTCAGATCGCCCTCACACCCCTGGAGATGAACAGGGTTTCCCGGGACGCCGGGATTCGCAGAAAGCTGGTGGTGGAACTCCTGCGGACCCTGATTCTTTTCATGCACATCAGCAACCCCCGGGCACTCTTTGTGGGAGGCGATCTTTCATCCGAAGGTGACCTGATCCGGCGCGTCCTGGAAGAAGACCTCCGCCAGGAGTGGGACGCCCTTGCCCGTAGCGGTGTCCAGGTGGAGGTCCTGGGCAATGCCGAGTACGACGCCGCCCGGGGTGCTGCTGCTGCAGTCCTGGACACACTCTATTCCATACCCCGTATTGGCGGCAGGGAACAGGATGCCAGAATCTGGCGGTCTCTGCTGACCAACTTGATTGACTAA
- a CDS encoding carbohydrate ABC transporter permease gives MNQDMSRGWRLFAYVFLLTFTVITLFPLIWMLYSSFKLQGEIMFHPLGWPRDPTLKNYHDAWRMGNMGVAAMNSVIYTGFGTFFTVLFSLAAGFALTKFGYSSARVYFGVFTLGLLITVNAVITPLFIMQTRIGLYDTRIGVILPYIAFGLPMAVLLACSYIRGIPDSLVEAAVIDGATYVQVFFRIIIVVASPVMATIAVLTFLRNWNEFILVFILTSGESMRSLPVAINSFAGRLNVNYGMQFAALVIGTVPMILFYIGAHNLLISGFGEGALKE, from the coding sequence ATGAATCAGGATATGTCCCGGGGCTGGCGCCTCTTTGCGTATGTGTTCTTGCTCACCTTCACGGTGATAACCCTCTTTCCCCTGATCTGGATGCTCTATTCATCCTTCAAGCTTCAGGGCGAGATCATGTTTCATCCCCTGGGCTGGCCCCGGGACCCCACGCTGAAGAACTATCACGATGCCTGGCGCATGGGAAACATGGGCGTTGCCGCGATGAACAGCGTAATCTATACAGGCTTCGGTACCTTTTTTACGGTTCTCTTCTCGCTGGCGGCAGGCTTCGCCCTGACCAAGTTCGGCTACTCGTCGGCCAGGGTATATTTCGGGGTCTTTACCCTGGGGCTGCTTATCACGGTGAACGCTGTTATCACGCCGCTTTTCATCATGCAAACCCGAATTGGCCTCTACGATACCCGGATCGGTGTGATTCTTCCCTACATCGCCTTTGGTTTGCCCATGGCGGTGCTTCTTGCCTGCTCCTACATCCGGGGCATACCCGATTCGCTGGTGGAGGCCGCCGTGATAGATGGCGCCACCTACGTGCAGGTCTTTTTCCGGATCATTATCGTGGTGGCCTCGCCGGTAATGGCCACCATCGCGGTTCTGACCTTCCTCAGAAACTGGAACGAGTTTATCCTGGTCTTCATTCTGACCAGCGGGGAGTCCATGAGAAGCCTCCCTGTGGCGATTAATTCCTTCGCCGGGCGGCTGAACGTGAACTACGGGATGCAGTTTGCAGCTCTGGTGATCGGGACAGTTCCCATGATCCTTTTTTATATTGGTGCCCATAATTTGTTGATCAGTGGTTTTGGCGAAGGCGCCTTGAAAGAGTAA